The proteins below are encoded in one region of Amorphus orientalis:
- a CDS encoding NUDIX domain-containing protein has protein sequence MASRSAGILMYRGSGDGLKVLLVHPGGPYWRNKDIGAWSIPKGEIQSEEEPEEAARREFEEELGSPVDGTLQPLGEVRQGGGKRVVAYAVHGTFETRTARSNTFDMEWPPRSGRMRSFPEVDRADWFDLDRARVKLIPRQTPFLDRLMDLLTSA, from the coding sequence TTGGCTTCGAGAAGTGCCGGTATCCTGATGTATCGCGGTTCCGGCGACGGCCTGAAAGTGCTGCTGGTCCATCCCGGCGGTCCCTACTGGCGCAACAAGGACATCGGCGCCTGGTCCATTCCGAAGGGCGAGATCCAGTCGGAGGAAGAGCCGGAAGAGGCGGCCCGCCGTGAGTTCGAGGAAGAGCTCGGCTCCCCTGTCGACGGCACGCTGCAGCCGCTCGGGGAAGTCCGGCAGGGCGGCGGCAAGCGTGTGGTCGCCTACGCCGTGCATGGCACGTTCGAGACCCGGACGGCGCGCAGCAACACCTTCGACATGGAATGGCCGCCCCGCAGTGGCCGGATGCGGTCGTTTCCGGAAGTGGACCGCGCCGACTGGTTCGATCTCGACCGGGCGCGGGTGAAGCTCATCCCGCGCCAGACCCCGTTTCTCGACCGGTTGATGGATCTGCTGACGAGCGCCTGA
- a CDS encoding DUF6152 family protein: MKRSLTALLTGFWMIAAAVPAAAHHGWSWTTGDNVELTGVIVATRLGNPHGILEVDVEGETWTVEVGQPWRNDRAGLTEGDLAEGVEIRAIGEPSADISERRLKVERLYLGDREYELYPGRD, from the coding sequence ATGAAACGCAGTCTGACAGCTTTGCTCACCGGCTTCTGGATGATCGCCGCCGCCGTTCCGGCGGCCGCCCATCACGGCTGGAGCTGGACCACCGGCGACAACGTCGAGCTCACAGGGGTCATCGTCGCCACCCGTCTCGGCAATCCGCACGGCATCCTGGAGGTCGACGTCGAGGGTGAGACCTGGACCGTGGAGGTGGGCCAGCCCTGGCGCAACGATCGCGCCGGTCTGACGGAAGGCGATCTGGCCGAAGGCGTGGAAATCCGTGCGATCGGCGAGCCGTCGGCCGACATTTCCGAACGGCGGCTGAAGGTCGAGCGCCTCTATCTCGGCGATCGGGAATACGAACTTTACCCCGGCCGGGACTGA
- a CDS encoding TetR/AcrR family transcriptional regulator: MITAPATHRRSRGRPREFDIDAALDAAIPVFQARGYEGASLAQLCAAMKLTPGSVYKAFPDKRAVFLAAFDRYAGLSHAELRARLDDRLNGLERVRTVLTAYAEKAQAPEGRAGCLVTRSALDLAVCDAEMAEKIAAAMGRLEAMLRDEIRLGQTDGSIPAELDPDAAALTLLCVVQGFRVVGKTGRSRPDMMACVVQAMKTLA; this comes from the coding sequence ATGATCACTGCGCCTGCTACCCACAGGCGGTCGCGTGGCCGGCCGCGCGAGTTCGACATCGACGCCGCTCTCGACGCCGCGATCCCCGTCTTTCAGGCGCGCGGCTACGAAGGCGCGTCGCTGGCGCAGCTGTGCGCCGCGATGAAGCTCACGCCCGGAAGCGTCTACAAGGCGTTTCCCGACAAGCGCGCCGTCTTCCTCGCGGCGTTCGATCGCTACGCCGGGCTAAGCCATGCCGAGCTGCGCGCCCGGCTGGACGACCGGCTCAATGGCCTGGAGCGGGTGCGCACCGTCCTGACCGCGTACGCCGAAAAGGCCCAGGCGCCGGAGGGCCGAGCCGGGTGCCTGGTGACCCGCAGCGCGCTCGATCTGGCCGTCTGCGATGCGGAGATGGCCGAAAAGATCGCCGCGGCGATGGGGCGTCTGGAGGCGATGCTGCGGGATGAGATCCGCCTCGGCCAGACCGACGGCTCGATCCCCGCGGAGCTGGATCCGGACGCCGCGGCGCTGACGCTGCTGTGCGTGGTGCAGGGGTTCCGGGTCGTGGGCAAGACCGGCAGAAGCCGGCCGGACATGATGGCCTGCGTCGTGCAGGCAATGAAGACACTCGCCTGA
- a CDS encoding histidine phosphatase family protein has translation MLRVLAAFVLVTGMAAWPGGVQANEEAAWEALRNGGVAIIRHARAPGTGDPSNFRLGDCTTQRNLSQTGRDQSRRLGDRFREEGVDVGAALHSRWCRARDTAELAFPDAAAPEPALDSFFQNRSRSDAQTRATREIVAGWDGPGALVLVTHQVNVTALTGVFPREGEVVVIEPANEGVAVVGRIRP, from the coding sequence ATGCTGAGAGTTCTCGCCGCATTCGTGCTCGTCACCGGCATGGCCGCCTGGCCAGGCGGCGTCCAGGCCAACGAGGAGGCGGCCTGGGAGGCGCTGCGGAACGGCGGCGTCGCCATCATCCGGCACGCGCGGGCACCGGGAACCGGCGACCCGTCGAACTTCCGGCTCGGCGACTGCACGACCCAGAGGAACCTGTCGCAAACCGGCCGGGACCAGTCGCGCCGGCTCGGCGACCGGTTCCGGGAGGAAGGCGTCGATGTGGGCGCCGCGCTTCATTCGCGCTGGTGTCGGGCCCGCGATACGGCGGAACTGGCCTTCCCGGACGCCGCTGCGCCCGAGCCGGCGCTCGATTCGTTCTTTCAGAACCGCAGCCGCTCCGACGCCCAGACCCGGGCGACCCGGGAGATCGTGGCGGGCTGGGACGGACCCGGGGCGCTGGTTCTCGTCACCCATCAGGTGAACGTCACGGCGCTGACCGGCGTTTTCCCTCGGGAAGGCGAGGTCGTGGTGATCGAGCCGGCCAACGAGGGGGTCGCGGTCGTCGGGCGCATCCGACCGTGA
- the glgB gene encoding 1,4-alpha-glucan branching protein GlgB: protein MPLSSTDIEAIVTGRHGDPFSVLGAHREDGRWTIRAFLPDARRVVAVSATDNRELGELERIHPAGFYAGPIPNREDRPRYRLKASDATATWKFFDPYAFAPVLGPLDDWFFAQGAHHRLYDRLGAHPMEHEGVPGTHFAVWAPNASRVSVVGDFNNWDGRRHPMRKRVDTGVWEIFLPRIGEGTLYKYEILSRDGTLLPLKSDPVGFAGELRPATASRVIRTDRFEWTDDDWMAARAGRDPRRSPMAIYEVHLGSWQRGPDGRYLTYDEIADALVPYVSALGFSHVEFLPVTEHPLDASWGYQPIGLYAPTVRHGDPAGFARLVDRLHGAGIGVLLDWVPAHFPSDEHGLAFFDGGPLYEDADPLRGRHPQWGTAVYDFGRVEVANFLIGSALYWLERFHVDGLRVDAVASMLYLDYGREGGEWRPNAHGGNENLEAVAFLRRLNEIVYETVPGAVVIAEESTAWPGVSQPTYSGGLGFGFKWNMGWMHDTLAYFRRETAHRRHHHNEITFGLLYAFSENFVLPISHDEVVHGKGTLYTRMAGDDWQKRANVRAFLAAQWAYPGKKLLFMGQEFAQVREWAFDRALDWHLLDDPRHAGIRDLVADLNRLYADVPALHVRDNEAEGFGWAIVDDADRSIFAWLRFGAPDDAPVLVVANLTETPHSDVAVPVPRAGRWREVLNTDAEHYGGSGWGNMGGVTTRNDSDGRPVAWVTCPPLATVWLAWEEA, encoded by the coding sequence ATGCCTCTCTCGTCGACCGATATCGAGGCGATCGTCACCGGCCGGCATGGGGACCCGTTTTCCGTGCTCGGCGCCCACCGGGAAGACGGCCGGTGGACCATCCGCGCCTTTCTGCCGGACGCCAGGCGGGTCGTCGCGGTGTCGGCCACCGACAATCGGGAACTCGGCGAGCTGGAGCGGATCCACCCGGCCGGGTTCTACGCCGGCCCCATCCCGAACCGGGAAGACCGGCCGCGCTACCGGCTGAAGGCCAGCGACGCGACCGCCACCTGGAAATTCTTCGACCCCTACGCCTTCGCGCCCGTCCTCGGCCCCCTCGACGACTGGTTCTTCGCCCAGGGCGCGCACCACCGCCTTTATGACCGCCTCGGCGCCCATCCCATGGAGCACGAGGGCGTGCCGGGCACCCATTTCGCCGTCTGGGCTCCCAATGCGAGCCGCGTCTCTGTGGTCGGCGATTTCAACAATTGGGACGGCCGCCGCCACCCCATGCGCAAGCGCGTCGACACCGGCGTCTGGGAGATCTTCCTGCCCCGGATCGGCGAGGGCACCCTCTACAAGTACGAGATCCTGTCCCGTGACGGCACGTTGCTGCCGCTCAAGTCCGATCCGGTCGGTTTCGCCGGCGAACTGAGGCCGGCAACAGCCTCGCGCGTCATCCGCACCGACCGCTTCGAATGGACGGACGACGACTGGATGGCCGCCCGGGCCGGCCGCGATCCGCGCCGCAGCCCGATGGCGATCTACGAAGTGCACCTCGGCTCCTGGCAGCGTGGCCCGGATGGCCGCTACCTGACCTATGACGAGATCGCCGATGCGCTGGTCCCGTACGTCAGCGCCCTGGGCTTCTCACATGTGGAGTTCCTGCCCGTCACCGAGCATCCGCTCGACGCCTCCTGGGGCTATCAGCCGATCGGCCTCTATGCGCCGACCGTGCGGCACGGCGATCCGGCCGGCTTCGCCCGTCTGGTCGACCGGCTCCACGGCGCCGGCATCGGCGTGCTCCTCGACTGGGTGCCGGCCCACTTCCCCTCCGACGAGCACGGCCTCGCCTTCTTCGACGGCGGGCCGCTCTACGAGGATGCGGATCCGCTGCGCGGCCGCCACCCGCAATGGGGAACGGCGGTCTACGATTTCGGCCGCGTCGAGGTCGCGAACTTCCTGATCGGCTCGGCCCTCTACTGGCTGGAGCGCTTTCATGTCGACGGGCTCCGCGTCGATGCCGTCGCCTCCATGCTCTATCTCGACTACGGCCGGGAAGGCGGGGAGTGGCGGCCCAACGCCCACGGCGGCAACGAGAACCTGGAGGCGGTCGCCTTCCTGAGGCGGCTCAACGAAATCGTCTACGAGACCGTCCCGGGCGCGGTCGTCATCGCCGAGGAGTCCACCGCCTGGCCCGGCGTATCCCAGCCGACCTATTCCGGCGGCCTCGGGTTCGGCTTCAAGTGGAACATGGGCTGGATGCACGACACCCTCGCCTATTTCCGGCGCGAGACCGCCCACCGGCGTCATCACCACAACGAGATCACGTTCGGCCTGCTCTACGCCTTCTCGGAGAATTTCGTCCTGCCGATCTCCCATGACGAGGTCGTGCACGGCAAAGGCACCCTCTACACCCGCATGGCCGGCGACGACTGGCAGAAGCGCGCCAACGTGCGGGCCTTTCTGGCCGCCCAGTGGGCCTATCCCGGCAAGAAGCTCCTGTTCATGGGGCAGGAATTCGCCCAGGTCCGCGAGTGGGCCTTCGACCGGGCGCTCGACTGGCACCTGCTCGACGATCCGCGCCATGCCGGCATCCGCGACCTCGTCGCCGACCTCAACAGGCTCTACGCGGATGTCCCCGCGCTTCACGTCCGCGACAACGAGGCGGAGGGCTTCGGCTGGGCGATCGTGGACGATGCCGACCGCTCGATCTTTGCCTGGCTCAGGTTCGGTGCGCCCGACGACGCCCCGGTGCTCGTCGTGGCGAACCTGACCGAAACGCCGCACTCGGACGTGGCCGTGCCGGTGCCGCGCGCCGGCCGCTGGCGCGAGGTCCTCAACACCGACGCGGAGCATTATGGCGGCTCCGGCTGGGGCAACATGGGCGGCGTCACGACGCGCAACGACAGCGACGGCCGTCCGGTGGCCTGGGTCACGTGCCCGCCCCTTGCGACGGTGTGGCTGGCGTGGGAGGAAGCCTAG
- a CDS encoding MFS transporter — protein sequence MSPDADRFPGWLTFLLALTCGLGAANIYYAQPLVGVIGTALDMPDALAGLIVSVFQIGYGVGLFFVVPVADLVENRRLVIGLLGLSILSLIGAALSTTAAAFLLSAWLIGIASVAVQVIVPYTAHLAPARRQGQVVGNIMSGLMLGIMLSRPAASFATELFSWHAIFIISAGLLTILVVVLALVLPPRRPQTRMRYRDLIASMAGLALRTPTLQRRACYQACMFGSFTLFWTTAPLLLTEMFHLSQGGIALFALAGVAGAIAAPIAGRVADRGWIRSATVVAAGTGALACLLALVAANGTTSGLALLVLAAILLDAGATGVMVLGQRSVFSLAPELRGRLNGLYMTAFFLSGALFAAIGGGAYAMGGWTLAMAIGGALPLVALSVLVATEILPARRAAAASAEADTRSLG from the coding sequence ATGTCCCCAGACGCCGACCGCTTTCCCGGCTGGCTCACGTTCCTGCTCGCGCTCACCTGCGGGCTTGGAGCTGCGAACATCTACTACGCCCAGCCGCTTGTCGGCGTCATCGGCACGGCCCTGGACATGCCGGACGCGCTTGCCGGCCTGATCGTCTCCGTCTTCCAGATCGGCTACGGCGTCGGACTCTTCTTCGTGGTGCCGGTCGCCGATCTGGTGGAGAACCGCAGGCTCGTGATCGGCCTGCTCGGCCTCTCGATCCTGTCGCTCATCGGGGCCGCGTTGTCGACGACGGCGGCGGCCTTCCTGCTGTCGGCCTGGCTGATCGGCATTGCATCGGTGGCGGTCCAGGTGATCGTGCCCTATACCGCGCATCTCGCCCCGGCCCGCCGCCAGGGACAGGTGGTCGGCAACATCATGAGCGGGCTGATGCTCGGCATCATGCTGTCCCGGCCGGCGGCGAGCTTCGCCACCGAGCTCTTCTCGTGGCACGCGATCTTCATTATATCCGCCGGCCTGCTGACGATCCTGGTGGTCGTTCTCGCGCTGGTGCTGCCGCCGCGCCGGCCGCAGACCCGCATGCGCTACCGGGACCTGATCGCCTCGATGGCGGGGCTCGCGCTCAGAACGCCGACGCTGCAGCGCCGCGCCTGCTATCAGGCCTGCATGTTCGGCTCCTTCACGCTGTTCTGGACGACGGCGCCGCTGCTGCTCACCGAGATGTTTCATCTCAGCCAGGGCGGGATCGCGCTGTTCGCGCTCGCCGGCGTGGCGGGAGCGATTGCGGCGCCCATCGCCGGCCGCGTCGCGGACCGGGGCTGGATCCGATCGGCCACCGTGGTTGCCGCGGGCACCGGGGCACTGGCATGTCTTCTTGCGCTTGTTGCGGCGAACGGAACAACCTCGGGCCTTGCCCTGCTCGTCCTTGCGGCGATCCTGCTGGATGCCGGTGCGACGGGCGTCATGGTGCTGGGCCAACGGTCGGTCTTTTCGCTGGCGCCGGAACTGCGCGGCCGTCTGAACGGCCTCTACATGACGGCGTTCTTCCTGAGCGGGGCGCTGTTCGCCGCGATCGGGGGCGGCGCCTATGCGATGGGCGGCTGGACGCTGGCCATGGCGATCGGCGGTGCGCTGCCGCTGGTCGCCCTTTCGGTGCTCGTCGCGACCGAAATCCTGCCGGCGCGCAGGGCGGCGGCAGCTTCGGCCGAAGCCGACACCCGGTCGCTCGGCTGA
- a CDS encoding glycogen/starch/alpha-glucan phosphorylase, producing the protein MTEQTHETGLASEGTHAEDTPHRRATDDPSRADYWRERILAKLVYQVGKDPEHAEPHDWYVATALAVRDRIVDHWIPATRATYAKPVKRVYYLSLEFLIGRQLRDTAYNLGYVDAVAAALEGLGTDFETVRNLEPDAALGNGGLGRLAACFIETMASLGIAGYGYGIRYDHGLFRQALPDGMQRELPEDWLAYGSPWEFRRPEARYDIGFGGSVAASHDAHHLGAREWKPAETVLAIAYDNPVVGWRGRYVSTLRLWSARSKDPISLEDFNRGDHVGALADRAKAEAISKVLYPSDSTDAGQELRLRQEYFFTSASLQDMIRRHTVNEGYSVYDLPDHVSVQLNDTHPAIAVPELMRLLVDVYEVPWADAWDITRNTLSYTNHTLLPEALETWPVPLMERLLPRHMQIIYLINAFELDRVRDEFGDDGALLSEISLIGEDHGRSVRMGNLAFIGSHRINGVSALHTDLVRETVFSGLNKVHPGRIVNKTNGITFRRWLFQANPGLTSLIREAIGDAFLDDHEALSALTPFADDPAFREKIAAVRRQNKVALAGLVKQRVGLTLDPDALFDVHIKRIHEYKRQLLNILDAVALYDAIRSNPMHDWRPRVKIFAGKAAASYATAKLIIKLSCDVAKMINSDPTVRGFLKIVFLENYNVSLAETLIPATDLSEQISTAGMEASGTGNMKFGLNGALTIGTLDGANVEMRDHVGEDNIYIFGMTAEQVAERRSQGLDMQETIHASRHLSEALDQIATGVFSPDQPDRYSELVNTLTHHDYFMVTADFEAYRAMQVHVGNEWKDKDTWWRKSVLNTARMGWFSADRAIREYADGIWHAKPVDRD; encoded by the coding sequence ATGACCGAACAGACCCATGAGACCGGCCTTGCGAGCGAAGGCACGCATGCCGAAGACACCCCGCACCGCCGGGCGACCGACGATCCGAGCCGTGCGGACTATTGGCGCGAGCGGATCCTCGCCAAGCTCGTTTACCAGGTGGGCAAGGATCCCGAGCACGCCGAGCCTCACGACTGGTATGTCGCCACCGCGCTCGCGGTCCGCGACCGCATCGTCGACCACTGGATCCCGGCGACGCGGGCGACCTATGCCAAGCCGGTGAAGCGGGTCTACTACCTGTCGCTGGAATTCCTGATCGGCCGCCAGCTCCGGGACACCGCCTACAATCTGGGCTATGTCGACGCCGTCGCCGCCGCGCTGGAAGGGCTCGGCACCGATTTCGAGACGGTGCGCAATCTCGAACCGGACGCGGCGCTGGGCAACGGCGGTCTCGGCCGCTTGGCCGCCTGCTTCATCGAGACCATGGCGTCCCTCGGCATCGCCGGCTACGGCTACGGCATCCGCTACGATCACGGCCTCTTTCGCCAGGCGCTGCCAGACGGCATGCAGCGCGAGCTTCCCGAAGACTGGCTGGCCTACGGCTCGCCCTGGGAGTTCCGCCGCCCCGAAGCCCGCTACGACATCGGCTTCGGCGGCTCGGTCGCGGCCAGTCACGACGCCCACCACCTGGGCGCGCGGGAATGGAAGCCGGCGGAAACCGTGCTTGCGATCGCCTACGACAATCCGGTGGTCGGCTGGCGCGGCCGCTATGTCTCCACGCTGCGGCTCTGGTCGGCGCGCTCCAAGGACCCGATCAGCCTGGAGGACTTCAACCGCGGCGACCATGTCGGCGCGCTTGCCGACCGCGCCAAGGCGGAGGCGATCTCCAAGGTCCTCTACCCGTCCGATTCCACCGATGCCGGCCAGGAGCTGCGGCTGCGCCAGGAGTACTTCTTCACCTCCGCCTCCCTGCAGGACATGATCCGCCGCCACACGGTGAACGAAGGCTACAGCGTCTACGATCTGCCTGACCACGTGTCCGTGCAGCTCAATGACACCCATCCGGCCATCGCCGTGCCGGAACTGATGCGGCTTCTGGTCGACGTCTACGAGGTGCCGTGGGCGGACGCCTGGGACATTACCCGGAACACGCTGTCCTACACCAACCATACCCTGCTGCCCGAGGCGCTGGAGACGTGGCCGGTGCCGCTGATGGAGCGGCTGCTGCCGCGGCACATGCAGATCATCTACCTGATCAACGCCTTCGAGCTGGACCGGGTGCGCGACGAATTCGGCGACGACGGTGCGCTCCTGTCCGAAATCTCGCTGATCGGCGAGGATCACGGACGGTCGGTGCGGATGGGCAACCTCGCCTTCATCGGCTCGCACCGGATCAATGGGGTGTCGGCGCTCCACACCGATCTGGTGCGGGAAACCGTCTTCAGCGGCCTGAACAAGGTCCACCCCGGCCGCATCGTCAACAAGACCAACGGCATCACCTTCCGCCGCTGGCTGTTCCAGGCGAATCCCGGCCTGACCAGCCTGATCCGCGAGGCCATCGGCGACGCGTTCCTGGACGACCACGAGGCACTGTCCGCGCTGACCCCCTTCGCCGACGACCCGGCCTTCCGCGAGAAGATCGCCGCCGTCCGCCGCCAGAACAAGGTCGCGCTTGCCGGCCTGGTGAAGCAGCGCGTCGGCCTGACCCTGGATCCGGACGCGCTGTTCGACGTCCACATCAAGCGCATCCACGAATACAAGCGGCAGCTGCTCAACATTCTCGACGCGGTGGCGCTCTACGACGCCATCCGATCCAACCCGATGCACGACTGGCGTCCCCGGGTGAAGATCTTCGCCGGCAAGGCGGCTGCGAGCTACGCCACCGCGAAGCTGATCATCAAGCTCTCCTGCGATGTGGCGAAGATGATCAATTCGGACCCGACCGTGCGCGGCTTCCTGAAGATCGTCTTCCTCGAGAACTACAATGTCAGCCTGGCGGAGACGCTCATCCCGGCCACCGACCTGTCGGAACAGATCTCCACGGCCGGCATGGAAGCCTCCGGCACCGGCAACATGAAGTTCGGCCTCAACGGCGCCCTCACCATCGGCACCCTCGACGGCGCCAACGTGGAGATGCGCGACCATGTCGGCGAGGACAACATCTACATCTTCGGGATGACCGCCGAGCAGGTCGCCGAGCGGCGCAGCCAGGGCCTGGACATGCAGGAGACCATCCACGCCTCCCGTCATCTGTCGGAAGCCCTCGACCAGATCGCCACCGGCGTGTTCTCCCCGGACCAGCCGGACCGCTACAGCGAGCTTGTCAACACATTGACACACCATGACTATTTCATGGTCACGGCGGACTTTGAGGCCTATCGGGCGATGCAGGTCCATGTCGGCAACGAGTGGAAGGACAAGGACACGTGGTGGCGCAAGTCGGTGCTCAACACCGCGCGGATGGGGTGGTTTTCCGCCGACCGCGCGATTCGCGAGTACGCCGACGGCATTTGGCACGCCAAGCCGGTGGACAGGGACTGA
- a CDS encoding DUF2214 domain-containing protein — protein MAALLAELQATSVAAFFRSARWSYAALNAGHIFSIALLIGSVVPLDLKLLGAWPSVRRNDLVRVLAPLAAVGLGLALITGGLLFSVRATHYADLRVFQLKIGLVAIATVSALVAHARHGALLDQGKSAALKAHAVLSLGFWIAALACGRLIAFV, from the coding sequence ATGGCGGCGCTGCTGGCCGAGCTGCAGGCCACGTCGGTCGCGGCGTTCTTCCGCTCGGCCCGGTGGAGCTATGCGGCGCTGAATGCCGGGCACATCTTCTCAATCGCGCTTCTGATCGGCTCGGTGGTGCCGTTGGACCTGAAGCTCCTCGGGGCGTGGCCTTCGGTGCGTCGGAACGATCTGGTCCGCGTTCTCGCGCCGCTCGCGGCGGTGGGGCTGGGCCTCGCTCTGATCACCGGCGGGCTCCTGTTTTCCGTCCGCGCCACGCACTATGCGGACCTCCGGGTCTTTCAACTCAAGATAGGCCTCGTGGCGATCGCGACGGTGTCCGCTCTGGTCGCCCACGCGCGCCACGGAGCGCTTCTCGACCAGGGAAAAAGCGCAGCACTGAAGGCGCACGCCGTGCTTTCCCTGGGGTTCTGGATCGCGGCGCTCGCATGCGGACGTCTGATCGCCTTCGTCTGA
- the mbfA gene encoding iron exporter MbfA, producing the protein MIPGFSTRRRFRDLTEREVLALAISNETDDSEIYAAFAEHLKEDFPASAKIFEGMAAEEEEHRRRLTDLYHARFGQAILPIRRQDVTGFFSRRPIWMITNLGIERIRKEAEIMEVDARTFYLAAADRCPDPDIRKLLSELAQAETEHVGVAQKLTEDALTPEARSTEDAVAHRRFVLTYVQPGLAGLMDGSVSSLAPVFAAAFATQDSWSTFLVGLAAAVGAGISMGLTEALSDDGVITGRGAPTRRGLACGIMTTVGGLGHALPYLIPSFWTATAIAILVVFLELWAIAWIRWKYMDTPFLRATVQIVLGGALVFAAGILIGNA; encoded by the coding sequence ATGATACCCGGATTTTCCACCCGGCGGCGGTTCCGCGACCTTACGGAGCGCGAGGTCCTTGCGCTTGCCATCTCCAACGAGACCGACGACAGCGAGATCTACGCCGCCTTCGCCGAGCATCTGAAGGAGGATTTTCCGGCGTCCGCGAAGATCTTCGAGGGCATGGCCGCCGAGGAGGAAGAGCACCGCCGCCGGCTGACCGACCTCTATCACGCCCGTTTCGGCCAGGCGATCCTGCCGATCCGCCGCCAGGACGTGACCGGCTTCTTCTCGCGCCGCCCGATCTGGATGATCACCAATCTCGGCATCGAACGGATCCGCAAGGAAGCGGAGATCATGGAGGTCGATGCCCGCACCTTCTATCTCGCGGCCGCGGATCGCTGCCCGGATCCCGATATCAGGAAACTGCTGTCGGAGCTGGCCCAGGCGGAAACCGAGCACGTCGGCGTCGCCCAGAAACTGACCGAGGACGCCCTGACCCCCGAAGCCCGCTCCACCGAGGACGCCGTCGCCCATCGCCGCTTCGTGCTGACCTACGTGCAGCCGGGATTGGCGGGTCTGATGGACGGGTCGGTCTCGTCGCTCGCCCCGGTCTTCGCGGCCGCCTTTGCCACCCAGGATTCCTGGAGCACCTTCCTGGTCGGTCTCGCCGCAGCCGTCGGCGCGGGCATTTCCATGGGCCTGACCGAAGCACTCTCCGACGACGGCGTCATCACCGGGCGGGGTGCGCCCACCCGCCGGGGCCTGGCCTGCGGGATCATGACCACCGTCGGCGGGCTCGGCCATGCCCTGCCCTACCTGATCCCGTCCTTCTGGACGGCCACGGCCATCGCCATCCTTGTCGTGTTCCTGGAGCTGTGGGCGATCGCCTGGATCCGCTGGAAGTACATGGACACACCCTTCCTGCGGGCCACGGTCCAGATCGTGCTCGGCGGCGCGCTGGTATTCGCCGCCGGCATTCTCATAGGCAACGCCTGA